The nucleotide sequence CCGAGACAGCCTGTTTTTCTCCGCTGAGCCGGGTGATCATATCTTCTTTCAAAGAGAGGGCCAGGAGATCAAAGAGTTGATCCAGCCCTTCCTTGAGTTCCGCAAGACGACGGGCAAGAGAGAGGGCCAGCTCCAGCGCTTCTGCCTGATTCCCCTGATCTGCGAACAAGGCCTGGGTACATTCCTTGTGTAGGAGCAGGACCTCATCATTATACAAGGTCCCGGCCTGCCCCGGACATCCTCCGGTCAGCCGGGCCATTGCCTCCGCCTCATCAGCACTAAAGTCCGGATGATGACGCTGAATAATGGCAACGGCCTGCTCTACGGGCAAGGCCTGAAAGGGAATAACCTGGCATCTGGAGATAATGGTCTCCAGGAGGGGCTCAGAATCTGCTGCCACCAGGAGCAGGAGATTATGCGGAGGGGGTTCTTCCAGAATCTTGAGCAGACTATTGCCTGCTTCCCTCCCCATAGTCTGCGTATCTTCAATGATGACAATCCGCATCTCTGCTTCAAAAGGAGGGAAGGACAGGCTTTTTTTCAGCTCGCGGATTTGCTGGATCTTAATCCCGGCCCCTTCCGGCCTGATGATCAGCAAGTCAGGATGATTGCCTGAGACGAATTTTACGCAACCGCCACAATGACCGCAAGGGGAGCCAGTCTGCGCTGTCTGACAGAAGAGGCTGGCTGCCAAGGCACGGGCCGTTGTGCCCTTGCCCACCCCCTCAGGACCGACAAAGAGGTAACCATGCGCCAGTCGATTACCCTTGAGGGCACGACTCAGGAGCTTAACCGCCTTAGCTTGGCCAATAATTGCAGAAAAAGGCATACCTCAACCCAACCGGACCAGAACCTTGCAGTTTTCCCGAAAGATCTTATCTGGGTTTTGCATGAAGTCTGCCAACTCCCTCGGGCCGTCCAAGACCGTGGTCACGACTTCGTGTAAAGGCACCTTGCCTTCCCGGTACAGACGCAGGATATCGCTAAAGGCCCCGCAGAGATGCCCTCTGGAGCCGATGAGCTGGACGGCATTGGTGATCATATGATCCATAGCATCCAAGGTGAGCGGCATTCCGCTTCGTGCCAGAAAGGCGATGCGACCATTGGCATTGACCTGACGAAAGACCTTATTCACATTTTCCAGGAAACCAGAGGCTTCAATCACCACATCCACACCAGGAGGGGGAGCAGCAAAAAATTCCTCTGGGCTGTAGACATAATCACTCCATTTGCCAGCGAACTGGCGACGAAAGGGGATGGGCTCGACAATATGCACGGAAGAGGCCCCGAAGATCAGCTTACTGAACATGGCCGCAAACAGGCCGATCGGGCCAGCCCCGAAAATGACCACCGCGTCCCCGCCCTTGATATGGGTATTCTGACAAGCCACATAGGCGACACCGGCAGGTTCCACACAGGCTATACTTTGCAGATCCTGATCACTCTTTACCAAATCAGTGACATCATGGGCCAGCATGGCGACGATATCCACAGTTTCCCCAAAGATGCCGTCTTCTTCCAGTCCCAATAATTTGGCATTGCGACACTGGTTAAACTGCCCTTTCCGGCAGACATCGCAATAATGACAGACAATGATGGATTCAAAGGTCACAATGGCTCCGACGTGGAGATGGCGGACATGAGCACCTGTTTCCAGGATTCTCCCCACCCCTTCATGACCGATAACCCTTCCCTCTGCCGGGATTTCGGCAGGAGCTGAACTTCGAATGTAGCCGGTTTCAGGAATAGATTCAACCACATGGACATCTGTACCACAGATACCGGCATAGAGCATCTGCACCCTGATCTTATCAGGATCCAGCTCCTGCAACGTCCTTGTCTCGACAGCAATCTGCGGATTTTTATAGAGCTGATGTGGGCCGGGATCGGCAACACCCACCATAGGGGCTCTTTCCGCATGAACGACGACAACCTCTGTTTCCATACAGTTACCTCTTGTTTTCAGCAATCTTGCGGCTGCGCTTGGCCCTTGCTTCTCAGGGATTCCCCATGCTGCCAGAATTTCCTTCCAGGCGGCAATGGAGAGCATAGTGTACCTTACCAGCAACAATAATGTTAGATTTTTTTCCCTTCTTACCGCCCCTGTCTGCCAACTCTGCGTAACCCTGTTCGAGAATACAGGGCAGGCAGCGAGCCTCTCCTTGCCTGCTGAACACTTTACATTTAGCGAAAAAACGAATACTTTCCGGTTACCTTTAAAAAATTCCCCCTGAATCATGCTTGCTCATATTCCGCAAAACTATGAAGAACGACTCTGCCATTATTGAGTATTCACTCCAAGAAGCCCATGCCGCCATTGCGGCCGAACTCAGGCCCCTGGAGCAGGAGCTGCTGCCGTTACCCCAGGCCCTGGGACGCATCAATGCCACCTCCATCTTTGCCAGCCACCCCAAACCTTCCTACACCCAGGCGACCCGGGACGGCTTTGCCCTGGCTGAACAGCCCCATGTCCTTGCGGAATCCATTGCCGAATTTTATATACGTGGTGAACGAGCAGCCGGTTGCACAGAGCAGCAGGAGATCCAACCAGGACAGGCATATCGGATCATGACCGGGGCCATGCTTCCCGGCAATACTGCCCGGGTTGTACCCTTGGAGATCTGCCGGGAAAAAGGGACCAAGCTCTCCGTATCAAGAGAGGCCTTAAGCAAAAAACAGTTGTACATCCGCCCACAGGGTCAGGATATCCAACAAGGACAGTGTCTGGTTGCTAGCGAAACCCAACTCGGTCCTGATCAGCTCCTTCTTCTGGCAGAAAACGGTGAGCAGCAGCTCCGGGTGTATCGCCGCCCCAGGGTGGCAGTGATCTGCACGGGCAACGAACTGATCCAGAGCGGGAAGAGGCCCCTTCCTGGCCAAAAGGTCTCCACCAATGGGATCCTCTTGGCTTCGCTGCTCCAGGAACAGCATTGTGACCTTGTCCGCTCCATCACGGCAAAGGATAACCTGGATGCCATTGTCGAGCAGCTCAAAAGCATCTTCGTTCAGGACAAACCCGACCTAGTGATCAGCACGGGCGGGACTGGGCCGGGAAAATTTGACCTGATGGATCAAGTTGTTGCCTGTCTTGGCGGCAACCCACTCTATAATCTCCTGAAAATCCGCCCCGGCAAATCCACCCTATTCGCCATGATCGGTAGCACCCCCCTCTTTGCCCTGCCTGGTCCACCGCCTGCGGTGCGCCTCCTCTTTTATGAGCTGATTCTTCCAGGCCTCCATCGTCTCCAAGGCCTGGCAAACCACGACCTCGCCTCCTGTGGTCTGGTGGATGCCTTGCTGACAGAACCAGTGCGTCTCCGCCAAACCGGCCATCTTGCCCTAAAGACGGCCATCGTGACCGTATGCGATGGGTACGTACGGGTTCGTCCCACCAAGCGACTTGAACCCATGAATGCAATCATGCATCTTGCCTGCACAGCGGACGGGAAAGCTGGACATGGAGAGATAGGAAGGCATCAGCAGGTGAAGGTGCGGCTGGTCGGTCCCCTTGCCAGCAGCAAACAGCATCAATAAAGAAAACGCTCAAAATGATACCACTCAAAGGGATGCTGCCGTAAGGCCTGCTCCAGCAGATCCGCATAATGCTGGGCAGCTCGATTGAGTGCGGCAGCCCTGTCCTGGCGGGATTGGGCCTGCACAGTAAGAGGATCGGACAGGGTGAAGGTATAGCTTTTGCCGGTCCGGAAGGTGAAAAAGGCAAACAGGGGGGAACCGGAAACCAGGGCAAAGATAAAAGGCGCCTCTGGGATATAGGCATCATGACCAAGAAAGGTCACCCGCAGCCTGCGCTGATCATGGCGCCACAGCCTATCCCCGGTCAGGGAAACCAGCCCGCCGGATTGGAGAAAGCGGATCCCTTCCACAGCGGAAAAGGCCGCGTTTTCCTCCTGATCAACCCCGATAATGGTTACCCCGGAGCGTCGTAAATCCTCTTTCTGGATACGCTCCACCCCTTCTTTTTCCTTTACCCCCATATAGAGCAACAAACGAAGATCTGCCTTTTGTCGCTTGAGCAAGGTAGCCGCCATTTCCCAATTTCCGAGATGGGACATCAGGAGGATGCCGCCCTGCTTGCCAATCACCGCCTCCAGGTTTTCCCAGCCCTGAGAGGTGAAATCAACATTGTGGGAGCTGTTCAGCAACAAGCGGTCAAAATGGATAGTGGTGAAATGCTGATATTGTTGAAAGGTACACCAGAGATGGTAGAGCTTGCTCTGTTCAGGATAGAGGGCTGCATAAAAACGGCGACTTTCCGGGACATTTCGGGAAAAGAGGAAGTAGCCCGTCGCGATGATCCGGGCAATAAGGGCGAAGAACCAAGAACCAAAGATCCAGGAGGATCCCACAAGGAGTTTATACCAAAAGCCGTTCATCGTGTAAATACCCTGAAAATTCTTTCCCAAATCAATCTATTGAAGGTAACGGAGTTTCGCCAAAAATCCAGCCAGGGTTGAAAATGGCTCACCCGGACGCCCTTGGGTTGGTAGATCACCCGGATAGGGGCCTCTTTGACGACGAGCCCATGCAATCGGGCCTGGACCAGGATCTCCACCTCAAATTGATAGCGACGGGCCTGCACAGCCAGGTGCTGGGCCTCCGGGAGGGGATAGAGCCGGAAACCGGATTGAGAGTCCGTCAGCCATGGGCCTCCAGCGGCCCAGACCCAGAAATTAGAAAAACCTCGGCCAAGGCGGCTGGTCCAGGGGACATTGACGTTTTCCTCCATCCCCTGTCGTTTACCAATAACCAGGCAGCGCTTACCATCCTGGACTGCCTGTAGCAGATTTCCTGCGTCTTCCGGGTGATGCTGGCCGTCGCTGTCCAGGCTGATGGCCCAGTCATGACCTTTTTGCTCTGCGGCCCTGAAACCGGTGAGGAGGGCCGCCCCTTTACCTTGATTTTCCGCATGACGGAGAACGGTAATGCCGTCAAGGGAGGCCAGGACTTGCGGGGTAGAGTCAGTGGAACCGTCGTCGATGACAAAAATCGGAAGCTTAAGTTGTCGGGCCTTGCAGATGACCTCGCCTATTTGCCTGCCATGGTTGTAGGCCGGGATAATGAGGGCGGGACTCATGGAGAATCCA is from Candidatus Electrothrix sp. GW3-4 and encodes:
- a CDS encoding molybdopterin molybdotransferase MoeA produces the protein MKNDSAIIEYSLQEAHAAIAAELRPLEQELLPLPQALGRINATSIFASHPKPSYTQATRDGFALAEQPHVLAESIAEFYIRGERAAGCTEQQEIQPGQAYRIMTGAMLPGNTARVVPLEICREKGTKLSVSREALSKKQLYIRPQGQDIQQGQCLVASETQLGPDQLLLLAENGEQQLRVYRRPRVAVICTGNELIQSGKRPLPGQKVSTNGILLASLLQEQHCDLVRSITAKDNLDAIVEQLKSIFVQDKPDLVISTGGTGPGKFDLMDQVVACLGGNPLYNLLKIRPGKSTLFAMIGSTPLFALPGPPPAVRLLFYELILPGLHRLQGLANHDLASCGLVDALLTEPVRLRQTGHLALKTAIVTVCDGYVRVRPTKRLEPMNAIMHLACTADGKAGHGEIGRHQQVKVRLVGPLASSKQHQ
- a CDS encoding glycosyltransferase family 2 protein, with the protein product MTEEGRKNKECNRIDQIKWPGFSMSPALIIPAYNHGRQIGEVICKARQLKLPIFVIDDGSTDSTPQVLASLDGITVLRHAENQGKGAALLTGFRAAEQKGHDWAISLDSDGQHHPEDAGNLLQAVQDGKRCLVIGKRQGMEENVNVPWTSRLGRGFSNFWVWAAGGPWLTDSQSGFRLYPLPEAQHLAVQARRYQFEVEILVQARLHGLVVKEAPIRVIYQPKGVRVSHFQPWLDFWRNSVTFNRLIWERIFRVFTR
- the holB gene encoding DNA polymerase III subunit delta' — its product is MPFSAIIGQAKAVKLLSRALKGNRLAHGYLFVGPEGVGKGTTARALAASLFCQTAQTGSPCGHCGGCVKFVSGNHPDLLIIRPEGAGIKIQQIRELKKSLSFPPFEAEMRIVIIEDTQTMGREAGNSLLKILEEPPPHNLLLLVAADSEPLLETIISRCQVIPFQALPVEQAVAIIQRHHPDFSADEAEAMARLTGGCPGQAGTLYNDEVLLLHKECTQALFADQGNQAEALELALSLARRLAELKEGLDQLFDLLALSLKEDMITRLSGEKQAVSGLPSARREGWNLQRLSAMVDAVDAARRQLARNCNRALVCEVLLLELFS
- a CDS encoding lauroyl acyltransferase, translated to MNGFWYKLLVGSSWIFGSWFFALIARIIATGYFLFSRNVPESRRFYAALYPEQSKLYHLWCTFQQYQHFTTIHFDRLLLNSSHNVDFTSQGWENLEAVIGKQGGILLMSHLGNWEMAATLLKRQKADLRLLLYMGVKEKEGVERIQKEDLRRSGVTIIGVDQEENAAFSAVEGIRFLQSGGLVSLTGDRLWRHDQRRLRVTFLGHDAYIPEAPFIFALVSGSPLFAFFTFRTGKSYTFTLSDPLTVQAQSRQDRAAALNRAAQHYADLLEQALRQHPFEWYHFERFLY
- a CDS encoding alcohol dehydrogenase catalytic domain-containing protein, with amino-acid sequence METEVVVVHAERAPMVGVADPGPHQLYKNPQIAVETRTLQELDPDKIRVQMLYAGICGTDVHVVESIPETGYIRSSAPAEIPAEGRVIGHEGVGRILETGAHVRHLHVGAIVTFESIIVCHYCDVCRKGQFNQCRNAKLLGLEEDGIFGETVDIVAMLAHDVTDLVKSDQDLQSIACVEPAGVAYVACQNTHIKGGDAVVIFGAGPIGLFAAMFSKLIFGASSVHIVEPIPFRRQFAGKWSDYVYSPEEFFAAPPPGVDVVIEASGFLENVNKVFRQVNANGRIAFLARSGMPLTLDAMDHMITNAVQLIGSRGHLCGAFSDILRLYREGKVPLHEVVTTVLDGPRELADFMQNPDKIFRENCKVLVRLG